Proteins encoded by one window of Cylindrospermum stagnale PCC 7417:
- a CDS encoding VOC family protein, which translates to MKLQLTHLRLLVANYKDSFLFYRDLLSFDVDWGDENSGYAEFNTGSIQLAVFNKEFMAEVVSSNEPPSSFLVQDKISLIFAVDNVDEIYQQLQDNNVIVVTPPLDRPDWGIRTAHFRDPDGNLIEIYTNLA; encoded by the coding sequence ATGAAGCTTCAGTTAACACATCTAAGACTGCTAGTTGCCAACTATAAAGATTCCTTTTTATTCTACCGAGATTTACTGAGTTTTGATGTCGATTGGGGTGATGAAAATTCTGGATATGCTGAATTTAATACTGGTTCTATCCAGCTGGCTGTATTCAACAAAGAATTTATGGCTGAAGTCGTTTCCAGCAATGAGCCACCCTCATCTTTCCTCGTCCAAGACAAAATATCCTTGATTTTCGCCGTTGATAACGTGGATGAAATATATCAACAGTTACAAGATAATAATGTGATAGTCGTGACACCACCTCTAGACCGTCCAGACTGGGGAATCCGAACAGCTCATTTTCGCGATCCTGACGGCAATCTCATTGAAATCTACACCAATTTAGCTTAA
- a CDS encoding tRNA-(ms[2]io[6]A)-hydroxylase, translated as MLTPVLPTINALKQPTSAAWVEQAIANLDIILLDHSHCERKAAGVALNMMFRYPSNTKMVRELTAIAREELEHFELVNQWLERRHIPLAPLSPPPYGAGLKAQVRPQEPQRFLDSLLVTGLIEARSHERLGLLATHCPEPELAKFYRGLMASEARHFGIYWVLADTYFDRETVSQRLDELAFTESELLATLHPEPRIHS; from the coding sequence GTGCTTACTCCTGTGTTACCGACTATTAATGCTCTCAAACAACCCACTAGTGCTGCTTGGGTAGAACAAGCGATCGCTAATTTAGATATTATTTTACTCGACCACTCCCACTGTGAACGCAAAGCGGCAGGTGTAGCCTTAAACATGATGTTTCGCTACCCTTCCAATACTAAAATGGTACGGGAGTTAACCGCGATCGCCCGTGAAGAACTAGAACACTTTGAGTTAGTTAATCAATGGCTAGAACGTCGGCATATTCCCCTAGCTCCCCTATCACCGCCTCCCTATGGTGCCGGTTTAAAAGCTCAAGTTCGTCCTCAAGAACCGCAGCGTTTTTTAGATTCGTTACTAGTTACTGGCTTAATCGAAGCTCGCAGTCATGAACGCTTGGGATTGTTAGCCACTCACTGTCCAGAGCCAGAATTAGCCAAATTTTATCGCGGTTTAATGGCATCAGAGGCCCGACACTTCGGTATATATTGGGTTTTAGCTGATACATACTTTGATCGTGAAACGGTAAGCCAACGGCTCGATGAATTGGCATTTACGGAAAGTGAGTTGCTAGCGACTTTGCACCCAGAACCTAGAATTCATAGTTAG
- a CDS encoding cobalt-precorrin-6A reductase codes for MRVLILGGTGDAAELAARLATIPGVEAIASLAGRTREPSTPIGNFRIGGFGGVAGLVDYLRGEQIDFLIDATHPFANQISFNAADAAASVGIPRLLLNRPPWEQKHGDIWVKVENVTAAATVLETQAQRVFLTVGRQELSAFADLKDIWFLMRMIDPPNPDAIVPPGMLLCDRGPFALDNERAILTQYNIDAIVSKNSGGDATYPKIIAARELGIKVVMINRPAIPPGEQVADVESAVAWLVGKIITRDI; via the coding sequence ATGCGCGTTTTGATTCTGGGTGGGACGGGTGATGCTGCGGAGTTAGCTGCAAGGTTGGCGACTATTCCAGGAGTTGAAGCGATCGCATCTTTAGCCGGTCGTACCCGTGAACCATCAACCCCCATTGGTAATTTCCGCATTGGGGGATTCGGTGGTGTGGCGGGTTTGGTTGATTATCTGCGAGGAGAGCAAATTGATTTTTTGATTGATGCTACCCATCCTTTCGCAAATCAAATTTCTTTCAATGCCGCAGATGCCGCCGCATCCGTGGGAATCCCTCGTTTGCTGTTAAATCGTCCGCCTTGGGAGCAGAAACATGGGGATATCTGGGTTAAGGTTGAGAATGTTACAGCCGCCGCTACAGTCCTAGAAACCCAAGCACAGCGGGTATTTTTGACTGTTGGTAGACAAGAACTTTCTGCTTTTGCAGATTTAAAAGATATCTGGTTTTTGATGCGGATGATTGACCCGCCTAACCCTGATGCGATCGTACCGCCGGGAATGCTGTTGTGCGATCGCGGCCCTTTTGCTTTGGATAATGAAAGAGCAATTTTGACTCAATACAATATAGATGCGATCGTCAGCAAAAATAGCGGCGGTGATGCCACCTATCCCAAAATTATCGCCGCGCGGGAACTAGGAATCAAAGTCGTGATGATAAACCGTCCAGCCATCCCCCCAGGTGAACAAGTCGCAGATGTTGAAAGTGCTGTGGCGTGGCTGGTTGGTAAAATAATCACACGTGATATTTAG
- a CDS encoding DUF1636 domain-containing protein, whose translation MTATTNPTSSPGVATHTLFVCKVCASVWQEGKRIGESGGEKLLQQLQHLAQDWDLRDEFPIEEVECMSACNRSCVVAFTAKGKLTYVFGDLTVDGCASSVLECAHQYYIQPDGVLPWAKRPEALKKGLLARIPALPTI comes from the coding sequence ATGACTGCTACTACAAATCCAACCAGTTCCCCTGGTGTCGCCACACATACTTTATTTGTTTGTAAGGTCTGTGCCAGTGTTTGGCAAGAGGGAAAACGCATCGGTGAAAGCGGTGGCGAAAAACTACTCCAACAGCTTCAGCACCTCGCACAAGATTGGGATTTACGAGATGAATTCCCGATTGAGGAAGTGGAATGTATGAGTGCTTGTAACCGTTCTTGCGTCGTCGCCTTTACTGCTAAGGGCAAATTAACTTATGTGTTCGGTGATTTGACTGTTGATGGCTGTGCCTCGTCGGTGCTGGAATGTGCCCATCAATACTACATTCAGCCAGACGGTGTACTGCCTTGGGCAAAAAGACCAGAAGCTTTGAAAAAGGGACTTTTGGCCAGAATTCCGGCTTTACCGACGATTTAA